A region of the Leptospira broomii serovar Hurstbridge str. 5399 genome:
CGATAATTGCGACCGGCGTCGATTTGGAATTTCCAGCGTCTAAAAGTTGATCCACGATTGTTCCGAGGGAGTTTAATCCCATATAGACGATTGTAGTTTTATCTTTGCAGAGTAGATTACGGAACCCTGTAGAGTTTTGACCTTCCTTTCTATGTCCGGACATAAAAACGATCTCTCCCGCATAGTCCCGATGAGTTAAAGGAAACCCTAGATGTGCGGCGATAGCGGACCCGGTCGTAATTCCTGCAACGATTTCGCATTCAAATCCTCGTGAAATCAGATACGCATACTCCTCTCCGACTCGACCGAATATGGAGGGATCTCCGCCTTTCAAGCGAACCACAACATCATAACGTAGCGCTGCCTCGACAATTTTTTCGTTAATTTCATCTTGAACGCAACTATGTAGCCCAAGTCGTTTACCGACATAGATTAATTCCGTATTCTTCCTACAAACGTGCAAGACTTTCGGTGATACTAAATCATCGTATAAAACTACCTGCGCCTTACGAAGAATCTTAATCGCTTTAACGGTCAAAAGTTCCGGATCCCCCGGGCCGGCACCGACGAGAAAGATTTTCCCGGCATCGAAAGGAGTTTCGAACCCAAGGGCGCTCATGTATCCGCCGCTCTATGTTCATCGGTCATACGTGCATCGATTTCGATGTAAACTAATCCTTCCTCGATAATGACCGGATAGGTTCTTACTTTGTAAGTTTCACCGGTTAAGCACTCGCCTGTTTTTAGAGAAAAATTACGTTTATGTAAAGGACATGCGACTTTAGGTTCTCCGGCCGAATCTCCGATCAAACCTCTCGCCAGTACCATATCACCCGTATGTGGGCAGGAGTTATCGCAGGCAA
Encoded here:
- the cobA gene encoding uroporphyrinogen-III C-methyltransferase, producing MSALGFETPFDAGKIFLVGAGPGDPELLTVKAIKILRKAQVVLYDDLVSPKVLHVCRKNTELIYVGKRLGLHSCVQDEINEKIVEAALRYDVVVRLKGGDPSIFGRVGEEYAYLISRGFECEIVAGITTGSAIAAHLGFPLTHRDYAGEIVFMSGHRKEGQNSTGFRNLLCKDKTTIVYMGLNSLGTIVDQLLDAGNSKSTPVAIIENATLQSERIVTGDLGTILEKVESEGIQSPALIVIGDVVRFYLEMKELKERNLLKPIIA
- the nirD gene encoding nitrite reductase small subunit NirD; this encodes MKSTIAEKIWFLVAPASEFPEDGGTCAKVGDQQIAVFHFSSRNEWFACDNSCPHTGDMVLARGLIGDSAGEPKVACPLHKRNFSLKTGECLTGETYKVRTYPVIIEEGLVYIEIDARMTDEHRAADT